Genomic segment of Paenibacillus polymyxa:
ATAGGGGATTCTGGAATGCTGGCAGCCGAAATGCTGATTCCCAGTATGACCTGTTTGCCTTCGCTCTTCTAACGATTCATATATTGGAGAGCGAATCATTAAAGACCGCTGCGAGTAGGCTGCCACAGCTGCGGAATACGGCAGAATTGACGGTCATCATTCGCCGTAGCCGTGTATTGCGCCCCTATGCCGAATGGCTGCTGGGTGCAGTGCGTGGAGAATATTCCGATACTCGTGCAGCGGCCCGATCTTGGTCACGTTTGGCTTCCGCACATGTCAGGCAATCGTCGGTTAAAAAAGGGAACCCACGCTGGCTGGGATATGCTTTCACGGTATCGCTTTTGCTGCTTGCCGGAGCGCTCTGGATTGCGTTAAGGTAGCAGCAGACTTACATAAGATAACAGATGATCATCATTTTTACGGTCGGGAGAAAAGAGGGTCGTGAATGGGAACAACAAAACCGACCGGTGTTGTGCAGGAAGTGCTCGCCTTGGCGCGAGATCATTCACTGTGGAGCCCCGGAGACCGCATTGTGGTTGCTGTATCCGGTGGGCCGGATTCGGTGGCCCTTTTGCACATTTTACATGAAATATCCGTTATACATATGCCTTTACAACTCGTCTGCGCTCACGTTCATCATGGCTTCAGACCAGAGGAATCGGATGCGGAGGCTGAAGAGGTACGCAATATTGCCGGAAAGCTCGAACTACCATTTGAAATGACTCGGGTGGATGTACCCGCTTATATGAAGGAGAGCGGGAAGGGGCCACAGGAAGCAGCCCGCGAGCTGCGCTACAGCTTTTTACATGATATGGCTACAAAGTGGGAAGCACAGCATATTGCAATGGCTCACCACGGCGACGATCAAGCCGAAACGGTTCTCTTGCACTTGCTGCGTGGTAGCGGCCCAGCAGGTTTGGCAGGTATGCGTTTGGCGCGCAGGGAAAAAAATGTGCAACTCATTCGCCCGCTGCTACGTATGTACAAGGCTGACCTGATTGAGTTTTGTAACTTTTATGATCTTTCCTATGTGATAGACAGCACTAATTTATCATCCAAATACCGTCGTAACGCCATTCGCATGGATGTGCTTCCTTTTTTGGGGCAATATAATGAGCGACTGACACCGTCCCTAAACCGGCTGGCCGAAACGATGGCTGACGAAAATGACTTTATGGAGGCATCCACGCTGTCGGCATACGAGAAAATGGTGCGCTTGGATAATGGCAGGTACATGTTTCCCATCGCTTCATACCGTAAGCTATCCGTTGCTTTACAACGGAGGTTGATTAAACTAATATTAAATTATCTGCCTTCGGACAGTGAAAATTTTGATTTTCGTAAAATTGAGACCGTTCGACTAAGACTTCTCCAAGAGGCATCGTCTACATGGAGTTTGGACTTGGGAGGCGGTGCGGTTGGAGTCCGCGAATATGACCAGGCGGTTTTGTTTGACCGTACGCAAGTCGTTATGGGCGAATGGTGCTATGGACTAAGTGTATTGCCTTTTTCCGGTGAGCTAGAGTTGCCTGAGGCAGGTGGTATACTTCGGTGGCGAAGGGCTTCCTATTCGGATGCGGACCATCCGGCGAATAAGGAGGAAGCGTGGTTCGACGCAGATCAATTGAGTCTGCCTTTGACTGTACGCTCGCGATTACCTGGAGATACCATGTATGTAATGGGATTAAACGGAAGAAAAAAGGTTAAAGATATTTTTATTGATGAAAAAATACCTCCTTCAATGCGTTCCGTTACTCCCATCGTCTGCGACCACGCTGGAACTATTCTCTGGATTCCGGGCGTACGACGTTCTGTACATGCCGCAGTGCAAAAGCACACGTCTTCGGTTATATATATGTCATGGCAAAGACGAGAGAGTCCGGGGCATCGGTAATTGCGCAGGAACGGCTTTCATAGTATAAACTTAGGAGGTTTACACCGTTGCAAAATGATATTCAGGAAATATTGATCAGCGAAGAAGAAATTCAGAGTAAAATTAAGGAATTGGGTGCACAGCTCAGCGTGAAATATGAAGGTAAAAATCCATTGGTGATTTGCGTACTGAAAGGTGCGTTTATCTTTATGGCTGATTTGGTTAAAACCATTACAGTGCCGTTGGAGCTTGATTTCATGGCTGTATCAAGTTACGGAGCATCCACAAAATCCTCAGGTATCATAAAAATCATTAAGGATTTGGACGCATCTGTAGAAGGACGCGACGTTCTGATTGTCGAAGATATTATCGACAGCGGCCTGACGCTGACGCATTTGATTGAATTGCTTAAAAACCGTAATGCCAATTCGGTATGTGTCGTAACCTTGTTCGACAAGCCTGCACGCCGGACAGTTAATCTTGAAGCAGATTATACTGGATTTACGCTTCCAGATGCGTTTGTTGTCGGCTATGGTCTGGACTATGCCGAGCACTACCGGAACCTCCCATACATAGGGATTTTAAAGCCGGAAATCTACACCAGCTAATCTCAGCCTCCAGTCCTAGGACTAAATAAGGCCCTTTGTTGAGAAGGACTTACAGGCTATGGTAAAATAACTTAAGTGTCTCGAGAGGAGGTAGGGGATGAATCGGTTCATCCGGAATTCTGGTTTTTATTTGATTCTTTTTTTAGTTGTGGTGGGTATCGTTCAGTTTGTTAGCAACAGTAACGAAGCCTCCGATCTCCCTAGATATGACCAATTACGGCAAGAGGTTAAAGCTAATAACATCTCTAAAGTAACGGTCCAATTTGACGGTTACGCCTATCTTGTAACCGGTGCATATAAGAAGCAGCCGGCTAATGCTAAATCGACCAATTTTTCCGTATATGTTCCACCAACGGATCAAGCACTAAGTGAACTGGTGAATGCCAGCGAAACGAACGGGTTTGAATACGTGCAGAAGAAAATGGAAGGCGAAAGCATTTGGCTGACGTTTTTGACTTCTATCATTCCTTTGGTGATCATGTTCCTGTTGTTCTTCTTCCTGTTTAATCAGGCACAGGGCGGTGGCGGCAAAGTTATGAACTTCGGCAAGAGCAAAGCCCGTCTGTATAACGAAGAGAAGAAGAAGGTTACGTTCGAGGACGTGGCAGGGGCTGACGAAGAGAAGCAAGAGCTTGTCGAAGTCGTAGAATTCTTGAAGGACCCACGCAAGTTTGCAGCTGTGGGCGCTCGTATTCCAAAAGGTGTTCTGTTAGTGGGCCCTCCAGGTACGGGTAAAACACTCTTGGCGAGAGCTGTTGCAGGCGAGGCCGGAGTACCGTTTTTCAGCATCTCGGGTTCTGATTTTGTAGAAATGTTCGTCGGGGTCGGTGCTTCCCGTGTTCGTGATTTGTTCGAGAACGCGAAGAAGAACGCACCTTGTATCATTTTCATTGATGAGATTGATGCCGTTGGACGTCAACGTGGCGCCGGATTGGGTGGCGGACATGATGAACGTGAGCAGACGCTCAACCAATTGCTCGTAGAGATGGATGGATTCGGCGCAAACGAAGGTATCATCATCGTAGCGGCTACAAACCGTCCGGATATCTTAGACCCGGCGTTGCTTCGTCCAGGACGTTTTGACCGTCAAATTACGGTTGATCGTCCAGATGTTAAAGGCCGTGAAGCAGTATTGTATGTACATGCTCGCAACAAGCCATTAACGAAGGATGTTAAATTGGACGTAATTGCGAAACGTACAACAGGCTTTACAGGCGCTGATTTGGAAAATCTGTTGAACGAAGCTGCCTTGTTGGCGGCTCGTCGTAACCGCAGAGATATTTCGATGCGAGAAGTAGATGAAGCTATCGACCGTGTTATCGTAGGTACCGAAAAACGCAGCCGCGTAATCAGTGACCGCGAGAAACGAATTGTTGCTTATCATGAAGCAGGCCATACGATTATCGGCTTCTTCTTGGAAAATGCGGATATGGTTCATAAGGTAACGATTATTCCACGTGGACGTGCAGGCGGATATGTCATCATGCTTCCGAAGGAAGACCGCATGTTGACAACTAAGCAGGAATTGCTGGACAAAATCACTGGATTGTTGGGTGGACGCGTATCCGAGGAACTGTTCATTGGTGAGATCGGAACGGGAGCCTATAGCGACTTCCAGCAAGCGACAAGCATTGCACGCAGCATGATCGTAGAATATGGTATGAGTGAGAAGCTTGGTCCGATGCAGTTCGGTACTTCACAAGGCCAAGTATTCCTTGGACGCGATATCGGTCATGAGCAGAACTACAGTGATCAGATCGCTTATCAGATTGACCAGGAGATGAATCGCTTCATCACTGAGTCTTATGAGCGTGCTAGAGAACTCCTGACCAAGTATTCCAAAGAGGTTCATTTGATTGCTCAAACCTTGCTGGTAGAAGAAACTCTGGAACTTGAACAAATCAAACGTTTGATCGAGACAGGTTCTTTGGATGGTGGCACAACGGAGGGAGAAGGAACACCGGAAAATGGTGAGCCTGTGATCGACAACATTGGAGACGTCCGTGTACGTATTCAAGGTAAGGATGACGAGCCTAAGAATACAACGGATCAACCGAATGATATCCCTAATCTGAAAAAGCCAGAGGATGATAACAATTCGGGCAACTCCGGTGGTACTCCACCGACAACAACCTAATCATCCGATAGATAGTTGAATAAGCGTATTAGGTAAGCTCCGGGGAACCAGGTATTATTGGTTTTCCGGAGTTTTTTAAATGGAAGATTATTGATAACGTGATTTGACAGACATCGGAACGTTGTGTACATTTATTGTTAAATAAACGGCTGTCGTCTTCTTAGCGTATAAAAGCCAACAGTCGCTGCAATCGACTCTCTATCATTTTGAACATATACGTGAGCGCATACTGTAGAACCTATGGTGTGCGCTATTCTTCTGTGAAATCAGGTGAAGGCATGATTCCAAGATATCTAGTTGATTTTGATGTAGCGGACTTGGCCCGATTGGAGGCCGACGTGTTAATTATCGGCTCGGGCATTGCGGGCTTATATACGGCGATTAAGGCTGCGGAGAATCGGAAAGTGTTGCTGATTACCAAGAAGACTTTGATGGAAAGCAACACGCGTTATGCTCAAGGCGGCATTGCTGCTGTCACATCGGACGAGGATACACCAGCCTATCATATGGAAGATACTCTGATTGCTGGAGCAGGTCTGTGTGAACCTGAGGCGGTCAGTACGCTTGTCCATGAAGGTCCAGTTGGTATTCAAGAGTTAATACGTATGGGAACGGTTTTTGATCGTGTGGATGGTGAACTAGCGTTGACACGGGAAGGAGCGCATAGCCACCGGCGTATTTTGCATGCGAATGGAGATGCTACCGGTTATGAAATTGTGCGTGCCTTATCAGACCAGGTTGCTGCCCATCCCGGTATCGAAGTGTGGGAAGAATGCATGGTAATTGATCTGCTGACGGAGCATGGTGAGTGTATTGGAGCCCTCGTCCAAAAGCCAGGTGGGGAAAGGTCGTATATCACTGCTAATGCAACGATTTTGTGCTCAGGAGGTAGCGGGCAATTATACCGTTATACGACCAACCCGGATATTGCAACCGGGGATGGTATCGCTATGGCATATCGTGCTGGGGCGATTGTACGGGATATGGAATTCATACAGTTTCATCCTACGGCGTTGTGCCATCCGGACGCTCCAAGGTTTCTAATTTCCGAAGCTGTACGGGGAGAAGGAGCCGTGTTACGCAATATTCACGGAGAACGCTTCATGGACAAGTATGATTCCCGGCAGGAGCTTGCACCCAGAGATATCGTAGCTCGTGCTATCATTCATGAGATGGAACGCACCCAAGCTGCGTTTGTATACCTGGATATTACGCATGAGCCACCTGAGCGGGTGAAGCAACGTTTTCCAACCATTTATCGGACATGTTTGTCATTTGGTTTGGATATGACGACAGACTGGATCCCCATTGCGCCTGCTGCCCATTATATGATGGGTGGTGTTCAGACTAATTTACACGGGGAAAGCTCCATTGCGCGTTTGTTCGCCTGCGGGGAAACCTCTTCTACAGGTGTTCACGGAGCTAATCGTCTGGCGAGCAATTCGTTATCTGAAGCTATTGTATTCGCCAGCAGGATTATTGAGCGACTGCATTCATTGCCACCGCTAGTCGGCCATACGTTGATATCTTATAGCGATAACCGTACAGAGTTCCCGGCTTCATCCGTCGCGGAGCAGCGGCATAGGCTGCAAGAAGCCATGGTTCGTTATGCTGGAGTTCGTCGGCACGGCGAAGGGCTACAAGCAGCATTAGATGAGTTGCAAGGGCTAATGCCTATTTTTGAGGCTGTGATCGCTAGCCGTGAAGAGATCGAATTTGCCAATTTGCTCACCTGTGCTTTATTAGTAACAGATGGTGCGCTACTACGTGAGGA
This window contains:
- the tilS gene encoding tRNA lysidine(34) synthetase TilS, which translates into the protein MGTTKPTGVVQEVLALARDHSLWSPGDRIVVAVSGGPDSVALLHILHEISVIHMPLQLVCAHVHHGFRPEESDAEAEEVRNIAGKLELPFEMTRVDVPAYMKESGKGPQEAARELRYSFLHDMATKWEAQHIAMAHHGDDQAETVLLHLLRGSGPAGLAGMRLARREKNVQLIRPLLRMYKADLIEFCNFYDLSYVIDSTNLSSKYRRNAIRMDVLPFLGQYNERLTPSLNRLAETMADENDFMEASTLSAYEKMVRLDNGRYMFPIASYRKLSVALQRRLIKLILNYLPSDSENFDFRKIETVRLRLLQEASSTWSLDLGGGAVGVREYDQAVLFDRTQVVMGEWCYGLSVLPFSGELELPEAGGILRWRRASYSDADHPANKEEAWFDADQLSLPLTVRSRLPGDTMYVMGLNGRKKVKDIFIDEKIPPSMRSVTPIVCDHAGTILWIPGVRRSVHAAVQKHTSSVIYMSWQRRESPGHR
- the hpt gene encoding hypoxanthine phosphoribosyltransferase; protein product: MQNDIQEILISEEEIQSKIKELGAQLSVKYEGKNPLVICVLKGAFIFMADLVKTITVPLELDFMAVSSYGASTKSSGIIKIIKDLDASVEGRDVLIVEDIIDSGLTLTHLIELLKNRNANSVCVVTLFDKPARRTVNLEADYTGFTLPDAFVVGYGLDYAEHYRNLPYIGILKPEIYTS
- the nadB gene encoding L-aspartate oxidase; amino-acid sequence: MIPRYLVDFDVADLARLEADVLIIGSGIAGLYTAIKAAENRKVLLITKKTLMESNTRYAQGGIAAVTSDEDTPAYHMEDTLIAGAGLCEPEAVSTLVHEGPVGIQELIRMGTVFDRVDGELALTREGAHSHRRILHANGDATGYEIVRALSDQVAAHPGIEVWEECMVIDLLTEHGECIGALVQKPGGERSYITANATILCSGGSGQLYRYTTNPDIATGDGIAMAYRAGAIVRDMEFIQFHPTALCHPDAPRFLISEAVRGEGAVLRNIHGERFMDKYDSRQELAPRDIVARAIIHEMERTQAAFVYLDITHEPPERVKQRFPTIYRTCLSFGLDMTTDWIPIAPAAHYMMGGVQTNLHGESSIARLFACGETSSTGVHGANRLASNSLSEAIVFASRIIERLHSLPPLVGHTLISYSDNRTEFPASSVAEQRHRLQEAMVRYAGVRRHGEGLQAALDELQGLMPIFEAVIASREEIEFANLLTCALLVTDGALLREESRGAHYREDFPETDDSVWRKHVQQRREQGITEEYVHDI
- the ftsH gene encoding ATP-dependent zinc metalloprotease FtsH; amino-acid sequence: MNRFIRNSGFYLILFLVVVGIVQFVSNSNEASDLPRYDQLRQEVKANNISKVTVQFDGYAYLVTGAYKKQPANAKSTNFSVYVPPTDQALSELVNASETNGFEYVQKKMEGESIWLTFLTSIIPLVIMFLLFFFLFNQAQGGGGKVMNFGKSKARLYNEEKKKVTFEDVAGADEEKQELVEVVEFLKDPRKFAAVGARIPKGVLLVGPPGTGKTLLARAVAGEAGVPFFSISGSDFVEMFVGVGASRVRDLFENAKKNAPCIIFIDEIDAVGRQRGAGLGGGHDEREQTLNQLLVEMDGFGANEGIIIVAATNRPDILDPALLRPGRFDRQITVDRPDVKGREAVLYVHARNKPLTKDVKLDVIAKRTTGFTGADLENLLNEAALLAARRNRRDISMREVDEAIDRVIVGTEKRSRVISDREKRIVAYHEAGHTIIGFFLENADMVHKVTIIPRGRAGGYVIMLPKEDRMLTTKQELLDKITGLLGGRVSEELFIGEIGTGAYSDFQQATSIARSMIVEYGMSEKLGPMQFGTSQGQVFLGRDIGHEQNYSDQIAYQIDQEMNRFITESYERARELLTKYSKEVHLIAQTLLVEETLELEQIKRLIETGSLDGGTTEGEGTPENGEPVIDNIGDVRVRIQGKDDEPKNTTDQPNDIPNLKKPEDDNNSGNSGGTPPTTT